Below is a window of Enterobacter kobei DNA.
TCCAGCGCGGCGAGAATCGCCTTATGGGCCGATCCGGCTCCCGGATAGCGCGCATTCTGACTCTCCGCCTCGTCATAATGGGGCAGCGCCAGCTGCTGATGACGGTTATAACTGCGTACCAGCATGCCGATTTCATCATCATGATGATGGCGCGGCAGCGCAAGCTGGTGCCCTGGCTGTTCGTGCTGCGGCAGATCGTTCAGCTCGCGGGCGATGCGGCGCAGGGGATGGACGATCAGACGGTTGATACACCAGGTAATCGCCACGGTGATCATCAGCGTAAGCAGTAAGTAAGCCGTCACTAACGTCGACAGCGTACTCATGACGAATTTATACATGCGGTAGGAATCCGCCTGTAATACCAGATACGCCAGCGGCTGCGGGTTAGCCGGGCGTTGTAAAGAGTAGATAGGCAGTGAAATCTGCACCGGCAGTTCAAACAGACGGGTAATGGTCACCGGCACCGGGCGTTCAGGAATAAAGCGCATGCGCAGCGCCTGGAACTGGTTTGGCAGCACGACATCGGCACGGCTGACCACGCCCGCAGGCTGAATACCTTTCAGGATGGTTTCTGCGTCAACAATATCGCCTTTCAGGATGGCGGATGAGAGTGGCTCGCGCACCGAGCGGGCAATGCTTTCCAGCTGCGTGGCTGTGTTGTAGCGGTTTTGCTGCACAAAATGAAAGAGCAAAATAACGCAAAAAATGAACACAAACAGCATAGAGACGGCTGAAACCATCGCCATTTGTTTAATGGTTAATGAACGGCTGACGCGCAAATTGTTTCTCCGGAATACCCTTAACACGAAAAGTAACCAGCTGTTACCTTACCGCCGCCAGAGTATACCCTATCGCGGCGTCATTAAGAGACTGTCCGGGGGATATAAGATAATTCTACATTCCCGTTACCAGTCCGCATAAGGCATCAGCGGTTGCGGCGGCATATCCATATCGCCCTGCCAGCCCGCATCGGAGTAGCGCACAAAAATCATCCCATGACTCGGGGTATAATCTTTCGCCTGCTGAATATCAATACCTGCGCCTATTGACCATTTTGATG
It encodes the following:
- a CDS encoding EAL domain-containing protein encodes the protein MRVSRSLTIKQMAMVSAVSMLFVFIFCVILLFHFVQQNRYNTATQLESIARSVREPLSSAILKGDIVDAETILKGIQPAGVVSRADVVLPNQFQALRMRFIPERPVPVTITRLFELPVQISLPIYSLQRPANPQPLAYLVLQADSYRMYKFVMSTLSTLVTAYLLLTLMITVAITWCINRLIVHPLRRIARELNDLPQHEQPGHQLALPRHHHDDEIGMLVRSYNRHQQLALPHYDEAESQNARYPGAGSAHKAILAALDNHQYTIWLQPQVELATGALQGAEALLRVRQPDGSWTLPEGLIERIENAGLMITVGYRVLEAACRQLAAWQGRGIMLPLSVNLSALQLMHHAMVPDLLALLNRYRIAPGTLVLEVTESRRIDDPQTAVEILRPLRNAGVRIALDDFGMGYAGLRQLHHMKSLPVDLLKVDKTFVDGLPDDNSMVSAIIHMARSLDLGIIAEGVETDAQRDWLTAAGVTMAQGFLFARAMPPDEFEARYFAASPDDGQE